The following proteins are co-located in the Lepisosteus oculatus isolate fLepOcu1 chromosome 9, fLepOcu1.hap2, whole genome shotgun sequence genome:
- the LOC102692018 gene encoding cytosolic phospholipase A2 — protein MSSIDPYQYIIVEHQYSHKFRVTVVRAENVTKGALGDLLDTPDPYVELFIPSAPESRKRTRHINNDVNPKWNETFEFILDPNQENVLEITLMDANYVMDETLGTASFPISRIKVGQTDLVPFLIGKVTKVYLEMSIEVCSSTDLRFSMALCDKEKLFREKRRDRVMLGIKNLLKMEKGRFLPSSVREVPVIAILGSGGGFRAMVGFSGVMKALYESGVLDCATYVAGLSGSTWYMSTLYSHPDFPTKGPKEINQEVMKSVSSNPLFLLLPQHIKRYIEALWRKKASGQPVTFTDIFGMLIGETLIPGRMDTKMSHMQDKINEGQCPMPLFTCLHVKPDVSELMFADWVEFSPYEIGMAKYGTFMTPDRFGSKFYMGTVVKKYEENPLHFLMGVWGSAFSILFNRVLGVSRSNDCGSTMEEELEQIKPEHILGEDSMDNDDEPRKGGTESLEVEEEFQKKAQASWVQRMFTTLVSDSTLFNTREGRAGKVHNFMLGLNLNTTLPYSPFGDLMCQTSVDEEDSAVTDPDEFDRIYEPLDVKSKKIHVVDSGLTFNLPYPLILRPQRGVDLIISFDFSARPSDSSPPFKELLLAEKWARMNKLPFPKIDPKVFDREGLKECYVFKPRKGDKSCPTIIHFVLANIDFRNFKAPGVPRETEKEKEFADFDIFDDPQTPYSTFNFQYSNSAFTQLHNLMEFNTLNNIEVIKEAIKESVLFRRENPSRCSVSLSLNEIETRKFLKKEHRGKLHI, from the exons ATGTCTTCCATAGATCCGTATCAGTATATTATA gtGGAGCACCAGTATTCGCACAAGTTCAGAGTGACAGTGGTACGAGCTGAGAATGTCACCAAAGGAGCCCTTGGCGATTTGC TTGATACTCCAGACCCCTACGTGGAACTGTTCATTCCCTCAGCTCCAGAAAGCAGAAAACGGACAAGGCACATAAACAATGATGTGAATCCGAAGTGGAATGAGACGTTTGAGTTTATTTTGGATCCCAATCAAGAGAATGTGCTCGAG ATAACCTTAATGGATGCCAACTATGTTATGGACGAGACTCTAGGTACTGCTTCATTTCCCATCTCAAGAATCAAAGTGGGACAAACAGACCTGGTTCCATTCCTCATTGGCAAA gtTACTAAGGTGTATTTGGAGATGTCCATCGAGGTGTG TTCCTCAACTGATTTGCGCTTCAGCATGGCCCTCTGTGACAAAGAAAAGTTATTTCGGGAGAAGCGCAGGGATCGGGTCATGCTGGGAATCAAGAACCTCCTGAAAATGGAGAAAGGTCGTTTTCTTCCGTCGTCAGTTAGAGAA GTCCCAGTGATAGCTATCCTTGGCTCTGGAGGGGGCTTTCGGGCAATGGTGGGCTTCTCTGGAGTGATGAAGGCTCTGTACGAGTCGGGTGTTTTAGACTGTGCCACGTATGTGGCTGGTCTCTCCGGATCCACATG GTACATGTCTACACTGTATTCCCACCCCGACTTCCCAACAAAAGGCCCTAAGGAAATCAACCAAGAGGTGATGAAGAGTGTCAGCAGCAaccccctcttcctcctcctgccACAGCACATCAAGCGCTACATCGAGGCCCTCTGGAGGAAAAAGGCCTCTGGGCAGCCTGTCACCTTCACTGACATTTTTGGCATGCTCATTGGAGAGACCCTAATCCCAGGA AGAATGGACACTAAAATGAGCCACATGCAGGACAAGATCAATGAAGGCCAATGTCCAATGCCTTTGTTTACATGCCTGCATGTCAAACCTGATGTCTCAGAACTTATGTTTGCAG aTTGGGTTGAGTTCAGCCCCTATGAGATAGGGATGGCTAAATATGGCACTTTTATGACTCCTGATCGCTTTGGAAGCAAGTTTTATATGGGCACTGTGGTGAAGAAATATGAAGAGAACCCACTGCATTTTCTCATGG GTGTCTGGGGAAGTGCTTTTTCCATTCTCTTCAACAGAGTCCTCGGAGTCTCCCGTTCCAATGACTGTGGCTCTACAATGGAGGAGGAGCTTG AACAAATAAAGCCTGAACACATTTTGGGGGAGGATAGCATGGACAATGACGACGAGCCTCGGAAAG GCGGGACAGAGAGCCTGGAAGTAGAAGAGGAATTCCAAAAGAAAGCTCAGGCTAGCTGGGTACAGCGCATGTTCACTACTTTGGTCAGCGACTCCACCCTTTTTAACACGCGAGAGGGCCGTGCCGGGAAAGTGCACAACTTCATGTTGGGCCTTAACCTCAACACTACGCTCCCTTACTCTCCATTCGGAGACTTGATGTGCCAGACCTCCGTGGATGAAGAGGATTCAGCTGTCACAG ACCCAGATGAGTTTGACCGGATATATGAGCCTCTAGATGTGAAGAGCAAGAAGATTCATGTGGTCGACAGTGGCCTGACCTTCAACCTCCCATACCCCTTGATACTGCGGCCACAGAGAGGAGTTGACCTGATCATCTCCTTCGATTTCTCTGCCCGGCCCAGTGACTCCAGTCCTCCATTCAAG GAGCTGTTGCTGGCAGAGAAATGGGCCAGGATGAACAAGTTGCCCTTCCCAAAGATTGACCCAAAAGTGTTTGACAGGGAAGGCTTGAAGGAGTGTTATGTCTTCAAACCCAGAAAGGGGGACAAAAGCTGCCCTACAATTATCCACTTTGTGCTAGCCAATATTGACTTCAGAAACTTCAAGGCTCCAG gGGTTCCGCGAGAAACTGAAAAGGAGAAGGAGTTCGCtgattttgatatatttgatgaTCCTCAGACCCCATATTCCACCTTCAACTTTCAGTACTCGAACTCGGCCTTCACTCAGCTACACAACCTGATGGAGTTCAACACACTCAACAATATTGAG GTGATTAAAGAAGCCATCAAGGAAAGTGTACTGTTCAGAAGGGAGAATCCTTCCCGctgctctgtctctctgtcactcAACGAAATTGAAACAAgaaagtttttgaaaaaagaacatCGTGGAAAACTCCATATCTAA